A genome region from Nocardiopsis exhalans includes the following:
- a CDS encoding LacI family DNA-binding transcriptional regulator codes for MRISDVARHAGVSPSTVSYVLSGKRSISESTTRRVRESIEALGYQPHAGARSLASRRTNVIALVVPLRDDVHVPVAMRFAVSVVTAARTHDHDVLLLTQGEGPDGLRRVAGSAMVDGVIVMDVEADDARVPVLRSLDLPSVLIGVPEDTAGLTCIDLDFAAAGALCVDHLADRGHTDIAFVGQPPSVYQRRTGFAERTLTGFESAAARRGVRATPHPCSPDTADEVAGALLRDRPGLTGLIVHNEPSVGPLLEAFTEHGRTAPDLSTVVIGPAPAGLPKLTSVDLPAEELGGRAVGLLMDKIDGLGEPGTTLLEPGLTDRGSTARRA; via the coding sequence GTGCGGATCTCCGATGTGGCCCGGCACGCCGGGGTCTCACCGAGCACGGTCTCCTACGTTCTGAGCGGGAAGCGGTCGATCTCGGAGTCGACCACGCGCCGGGTCCGGGAGAGCATCGAAGCCCTCGGGTACCAGCCCCACGCCGGAGCGCGTTCCCTCGCCAGCCGCCGGACCAACGTCATCGCCCTGGTCGTCCCCCTGCGCGACGACGTCCACGTCCCCGTCGCCATGCGCTTCGCGGTCTCCGTCGTCACCGCCGCCCGCACCCATGACCACGACGTCCTCCTGCTCACCCAGGGCGAGGGCCCCGACGGCCTGCGCAGGGTCGCGGGCAGCGCCATGGTGGACGGCGTCATCGTGATGGACGTGGAGGCCGACGACGCGCGAGTGCCGGTCCTGCGCTCCCTCGACCTGCCTTCCGTGCTCATCGGGGTTCCCGAGGACACCGCTGGCCTGACCTGTATAGACCTCGATTTCGCCGCCGCGGGCGCGCTGTGCGTGGACCACCTGGCCGACCGGGGCCACACCGACATCGCCTTCGTCGGCCAGCCGCCGTCGGTCTACCAGCGGCGCACCGGCTTCGCCGAGCGGACCCTCACCGGGTTCGAGTCGGCAGCCGCCCGCCGGGGCGTCCGCGCCACCCCGCACCCCTGCTCGCCCGACACCGCCGACGAGGTCGCCGGTGCCCTGCTGCGCGATCGGCCCGGTCTCACCGGGCTCATCGTGCACAACGAACCCTCCGTGGGTCCGCTGCTGGAGGCCTTCACCGAACACGGCCGCACCGCGCCGGACCTGTCGACCGTCGTCATCGGCCCGGCCCCGGCCGGGCTGCCGAAACTGACCTCCGTGGACCTGCCGGCCGAGGAGCTCGGCGGCCGAGCCGTCGGCCTGCTCATGGACAAGATCGACGGCCTCGGAGAACCGGGGACCACCCTGCTGGAGCCCGGGCTCACCGACCGGGGCAGTACCGCGCGCCGGGCCTGA
- a CDS encoding STAS domain-containing protein yields the protein MHRLGLSTRFESRSVIVAIEGELDIATAADLQEHIRAAIDDHGPWLILDLSALEFMDSSGLNVIISAYRTIRERNGSLSLAHLNERVTKIVRMVGLHRQVPVHQTVATAVAAMEALEAKRQAG from the coding sequence GTGCACAGGCTTGGGCTGAGCACGCGGTTCGAGAGCCGCAGCGTCATCGTCGCGATCGAGGGAGAACTCGACATCGCGACCGCCGCCGACCTCCAGGAACACATCAGGGCCGCGATCGACGACCACGGTCCGTGGCTGATCCTGGACCTGTCCGCCCTGGAGTTCATGGACTCCAGCGGGTTGAACGTCATCATCAGCGCCTATCGGACCATCCGTGAACGGAATGGTTCGCTGTCACTGGCGCACCTGAACGAGCGCGTTACCAAGATCGTCCGTATGGTCGGTCTGCACCGTCAGGTTCCGGTCCACCAGACCGTCGCCACCGCCGTCGCGGCGATGGAGGCTCTGGAGGCAAAACGCCAGGCTGGCTGA
- the meaB gene encoding methylmalonyl Co-A mutase-associated GTPase MeaB, whose translation MTVAVRGRRPVDVDALTEGVLSGHRPTLARAITLVESRRPDHARAAQELLVRLLPHTGKAQRVGITGVPGVGKSTFIDALGTRLTSRGHRVAVLAVDPSSTRTGGSILGDKTRMADLAVDPNAFIRPSPTAGTLGGVARATRETMLLMEAAGFDVVLVETVGVGQSEVTVAAMVDCFLFLTLARTGDQLQGIKKGVLELVDVVAVNKADGPHADDARKAARELSRALRLLQPVHPEWRPPVLTCSGLTGDGLDEVWETVLEHRRVLEGDGALAGRRSSQGVSWMWDQVRDQLMDTFLRDRGVAGLIPRMESQVRSGETTATLAARTLLESFTQSDGVQNGRTPRDRAEDDGADT comes from the coding sequence GTGACCGTGGCGGTGCGCGGGAGGCGTCCGGTGGACGTGGACGCCCTGACCGAAGGGGTCCTGTCCGGCCACCGGCCGACCCTGGCCAGGGCGATCACCCTGGTGGAGTCGCGCCGCCCGGACCATGCGCGGGCCGCCCAGGAACTCCTGGTGCGCCTGCTCCCGCACACCGGAAAGGCGCAGCGGGTCGGGATCACCGGGGTGCCCGGCGTGGGCAAGTCCACCTTCATCGACGCGCTCGGCACCCGTCTGACCTCCCGGGGGCACCGGGTCGCCGTGCTCGCGGTGGACCCGTCCTCGACCCGCACCGGCGGCAGCATCCTCGGCGACAAGACGCGGATGGCCGACCTCGCGGTGGACCCGAACGCGTTCATCCGGCCCTCGCCCACGGCGGGCACCCTGGGCGGGGTGGCCCGGGCGACCCGGGAGACCATGCTGCTCATGGAGGCGGCCGGGTTCGACGTGGTCCTGGTGGAGACGGTGGGGGTCGGCCAGTCCGAGGTCACCGTCGCCGCGATGGTCGACTGCTTCCTGTTCCTCACGCTGGCCCGCACCGGCGACCAGCTCCAGGGCATCAAGAAGGGTGTACTGGAGTTGGTGGACGTGGTCGCGGTGAACAAGGCCGACGGTCCGCACGCCGACGACGCCCGTAAAGCCGCCCGGGAGCTTTCGCGCGCCCTGCGGCTGCTCCAGCCGGTGCACCCCGAGTGGCGGCCTCCGGTACTGACGTGCAGCGGCCTGACCGGTGACGGGCTGGACGAGGTGTGGGAGACCGTGCTCGAGCACCGCCGGGTGCTGGAAGGCGACGGCGCCCTCGCCGGGCGGCGCAGTTCCCAGGGGGTGAGCTGGATGTGGGACCAGGTCCGTGACCAGCTCATGGACACGTTCCTGCGGGACCGCGGTGTGGCCGGACTCATTCCGAGGATGGAGTCGCAGGTGCGTTCGGGTGAGACCACGGCCACTCTGGCGGCGCGTACCCTGTTGGAGTCCTTCACCCAGAGTGATGGAGTTCAGAACGGGCGGACACCACGTGACCGGGCGGAAGACGACGGTGCGGACACCTGA
- a CDS encoding glycoside hydrolase family 31 protein, whose product MFNEIEDGFEWRGSHQVLRAQAWGTDGIRVRAALSNLREDLPGALGERPPGSARVSLGDTAVLVSGSLTLEVSADGMLRFTRAGEELLAEERAHFWWPGPRVYTSTGNGYYRIEQRFRAYEGERIHGLGQHTHGLFDQKGAVIDLVQRNAEVTIPFLVSSRGYGMLWNSPATGRVELADNGTRWVSDSSRQIDYWVTTGEGPADIMARYAEATGHPPMLPEFASGFWQSKLRYRTQDELMAVAREYRRRGLPLSVIVSDFFHWTHLGDWKFDPQEWPDPEAMVDELREMGVELMVSVWPSVSPLSENHAEMLAGGYLVATEQGPPVHADWADKGVDSQVQVSFYDPTNPAAREYLWERIRRNYHSLGIRVWWLDACEPELKPGHPENLRYHAGPGTEVGNIYPLEHARAFHEGMTAVGEEQVITLCRSAWAGSQRHGAALWSGDIAPTFDSLRTQVRAGLNVAMSGIPWWTTDIGGFHGGDQESPEYRELLVRWFQYGVFCPLFRLHGYREPFSHDLYPEMSGGPNEVWSYGEEVYELVSGLLFLRERLRPYVMEQMRLAHERGLPPMRPVFVDFPEDPRAWQEGDQFLFGPDVLVAPVTEYGARTRDVYLPAGESWTDPWTGSVHPGGTVVTIDAPLDRVPVLLREGADLPITG is encoded by the coding sequence GTGTTCAACGAGATCGAGGACGGATTCGAGTGGCGCGGCAGCCACCAGGTACTGCGCGCCCAGGCCTGGGGGACCGACGGCATCCGTGTTCGCGCCGCCCTGTCCAACCTCCGCGAGGACCTGCCCGGGGCGCTGGGCGAACGCCCCCCGGGGTCGGCCCGGGTCAGCCTCGGCGACACCGCCGTCCTGGTCAGCGGCTCCCTCACCCTGGAGGTGAGCGCGGACGGCATGCTCCGCTTCACCCGGGCAGGCGAGGAGCTGCTGGCCGAGGAGCGCGCCCACTTCTGGTGGCCCGGTCCCCGCGTCTACACCTCCACCGGCAACGGCTACTACCGGATCGAACAGCGCTTCAGAGCCTACGAGGGCGAGCGGATCCACGGCCTGGGCCAGCACACCCACGGACTCTTCGACCAGAAGGGCGCGGTCATCGACCTCGTCCAGCGCAACGCCGAGGTCACCATCCCCTTCCTGGTCTCCTCGCGCGGCTACGGCATGCTCTGGAACAGCCCCGCCACGGGCAGGGTCGAACTGGCCGACAACGGGACACGCTGGGTGAGCGACAGCTCCCGGCAGATCGACTACTGGGTCACCACGGGTGAGGGCCCCGCCGACATCATGGCCCGTTACGCGGAGGCCACCGGGCATCCGCCGATGCTGCCGGAGTTCGCTTCCGGCTTCTGGCAGTCCAAGCTTCGCTACCGCACCCAGGACGAGCTCATGGCGGTGGCCCGCGAGTACCGGCGTCGCGGGCTTCCGCTGTCGGTGATCGTCAGCGACTTCTTCCACTGGACCCACCTGGGCGACTGGAAGTTCGACCCGCAGGAGTGGCCCGACCCCGAGGCCATGGTGGACGAGCTCCGCGAGATGGGGGTGGAACTGATGGTCTCCGTGTGGCCCTCGGTGAGCCCGCTGAGCGAGAACCACGCCGAAATGCTGGCCGGCGGCTATCTCGTGGCCACCGAACAGGGTCCGCCCGTGCACGCCGACTGGGCCGACAAGGGGGTGGACTCCCAGGTGCAGGTGTCGTTCTACGACCCCACCAACCCCGCCGCCCGGGAGTACCTGTGGGAGCGGATCCGCCGCAACTACCACTCCCTGGGGATCCGGGTCTGGTGGCTCGACGCCTGCGAACCCGAGCTGAAGCCCGGCCATCCGGAGAACCTGCGCTACCACGCGGGCCCCGGTACCGAGGTGGGCAACATCTACCCGCTCGAACACGCGCGCGCCTTCCACGAGGGCATGACGGCGGTGGGCGAGGAACAGGTGATCACCCTGTGCCGCTCGGCCTGGGCGGGCAGCCAGCGCCACGGCGCGGCCCTGTGGTCGGGCGACATCGCCCCCACCTTCGACTCCCTGCGGACCCAGGTCCGAGCCGGACTCAACGTCGCCATGTCCGGCATCCCCTGGTGGACGACGGACATCGGCGGCTTCCACGGCGGCGACCAGGAGTCGCCCGAGTACCGGGAACTGCTGGTCCGCTGGTTCCAGTACGGGGTCTTCTGCCCGCTGTTCCGTCTGCACGGGTACCGGGAGCCGTTCTCGCACGACCTCTACCCGGAGATGTCCGGCGGCCCCAACGAGGTGTGGTCCTACGGGGAGGAGGTCTACGAACTCGTGAGCGGGCTGCTCTTCCTGCGCGAGAGGCTCCGCCCCTACGTGATGGAGCAGATGCGCCTCGCCCACGAAAGGGGGCTACCGCCGATGCGCCCGGTGTTCGTCGACTTCCCCGAGGACCCGAGGGCCTGGCAGGAGGGCGACCAGTTCCTGTTCGGCCCGGACGTGCTGGTCGCCCCGGTGACCGAATACGGGGCGCGGACCAGGGACGTCTACCTTCCGGCGGGCGAGTCCTGGACCGACCCGTGGACGGGGAGCGTCCACCCGGGCGGCACGGTGGTCACGATCGACGCCCCGCTGGACCGGGTCCCCGTGCTGCTGCGGGAGGGGGCCGACCTCCCGATCACGGGCTGA